A genomic region of Arvicola amphibius chromosome X, mArvAmp1.2, whole genome shotgun sequence contains the following coding sequences:
- the LOC119805237 gene encoding macrophage migration inhibitory factor, translated as MPMFTVNTNVPRASVPEGLLSELTQQLAQATGKPAQYIAVHVVPDQLMTFSGSSDPCALCSLHSIGKIGGAQNRTYSKLLCGLLADRLHISPDRIYINYYDMSAANVGWNGSTFA; from the coding sequence ATGCCGATGTTCACCGTGAACACCAATGTTCCCCGCGCCTCCGTGCCAGAGGGGCTTCTCTCCGAGCTCACCCAGCAGCTGGCGCAGGCCACCGGCAAGCCGGCACAGTACATCGCAGTGCACGTGGTCCCGGACCAGCTAATGACTTTTAGCGGCTCTAGCGACCCCTGCGCCCTATGCAGTCTGCACAGCATCGGCAAGATCGGCGGCGCGCAGAACCGCACCTACAGCAAGCTGCTGTGCGGCCTGCTGGCTGATCGCCTGCACATTAGCCCAGACCGGATCTACATCAACTATTACGACATGAGCGCAGCCAACGTGGGCTGGAACGGTTCCACCTTCGCCTGA